From the Rhinoderma darwinii isolate aRhiDar2 chromosome 12, aRhiDar2.hap1, whole genome shotgun sequence genome, one window contains:
- the LOC142664351 gene encoding prolactin-releasing peptide receptor-like isoform X1 has product MKCSKSYTSLKMISTQLANESTINTSQSFTGLDLLFDMKPLFIPLYALLVTVACLGNSVLILLIAFTKKLHNTTNFLIGNLAAADLVMCIFCVPLTASYAFEVRGWLFGEFMCHFVTLMQAATVFVAVLSMTAIAVDRYVVVVYPIRRRIGCKSCIYIVAVIWMVSIGVSLPTSMHTHYLDLKNVGYNMIICEEFWKHQEKQRLLYSCSMLLLSYMLPLSAVAVSYCAIAYHLRKRNVPGAATHNQDKWSKKRQKTFRMLIISVMAFAICWLPLQVVNLIRDIDEEFTILDKNYINVIQVTCHLIAMSSACYNPFIYASLHDKFRFHLRNYFYHHKKRARTISSKNSRLNTCTTLADVPMVLSEKMTLQGRFSFN; this is encoded by the coding sequence aaaTGCAGCAAGTCCTACACAAGCTTGAAAATGATATCCACCCAGTTAGCTAATGAGTCTACCATAAATACATCGCAGTCGTTCACAGGTCTGGATCTCCTGTTTGATATGAAGCCTCTGTTCATTCCTTTGTATGCGTTGTTGGTGACCGTGGCTTGCTTAGGAAACAGTGTTCTAATTCTTCTCATTGCCTTTACCAAGAAGCTACACAACACTACCAATTTCCTCATCGGGAACCTGGCAGCAGCAGACCTGGTCATGTGTATTTTTTGTGTGCCGTTGACAGCCTCCTATGCTTTTGAAGTCCGGGGATGGCTGTTTGGAGAATTCATGTGCCACTTTGTCACTTTAATGCAAGCTGCAACTGTTTTTGTTGCGGTGCTATCAATGACTGCCATTGCAGTAGACCGATATGTGGTAGTTGTCTATCCTATCCGAAGGAGAATAGGCTGTAAATCATGTATATACATTGTGGCAGTTATCTGGATGGTCTCCATTGGAGTCTCTTTACCAACATCCATGCACACTCATTACCTGGATCTCAAGAACGTTGGCTATAACATGATAATTTGTGAGGAGTTCTGGAAACACCAAGAAAAACAAAGACTTCTCTATTCATGTAGTATGCTACTTTTGTCTTACATGCTCCCTCTTTCTGCCGTTGCGGTTTCATACTGCGCCATTGCCTACCACCTTAGGAAGAGGAATGTTCCAGGGGCAGCAACCCACAATCAAGATAAGTGGTCTAAAAAGAGACAAAAAACTTTCCGTATGCTCATTATTTCAGTTATGGCTTTTGCCATATGTTGGCTGCCTCTTCAGGTAGTCAACCTCATCCGGGATATCGATGAAGAGTTTACTATTTTGGATAAGAATTATATTAATGTAATTCAGGTTACCTGTCATCTTATTGCAATGAGCTCTGCATGCTACAACCCTTTCATTTATGCATCTTTGCATGACAAATTTCGCTTTCACCTTAGAAATTACTTCTACCACCATAAAAAGAGAGCCCGCACAATATCAAGTAAGAACTCAAGATTAAATACTTGTACTACACTGGCTGATGTCCCCATGGTCCTGTCCGAGAAGATGACACTTCAGGGGAGATTCTCTTTCAACTAG
- the LOC142664351 gene encoding prolactin-releasing peptide receptor-like isoform X2: MISTQLANESTINTSQSFTGLDLLFDMKPLFIPLYALLVTVACLGNSVLILLIAFTKKLHNTTNFLIGNLAAADLVMCIFCVPLTASYAFEVRGWLFGEFMCHFVTLMQAATVFVAVLSMTAIAVDRYVVVVYPIRRRIGCKSCIYIVAVIWMVSIGVSLPTSMHTHYLDLKNVGYNMIICEEFWKHQEKQRLLYSCSMLLLSYMLPLSAVAVSYCAIAYHLRKRNVPGAATHNQDKWSKKRQKTFRMLIISVMAFAICWLPLQVVNLIRDIDEEFTILDKNYINVIQVTCHLIAMSSACYNPFIYASLHDKFRFHLRNYFYHHKKRARTISSKNSRLNTCTTLADVPMVLSEKMTLQGRFSFN, from the coding sequence ATGATATCCACCCAGTTAGCTAATGAGTCTACCATAAATACATCGCAGTCGTTCACAGGTCTGGATCTCCTGTTTGATATGAAGCCTCTGTTCATTCCTTTGTATGCGTTGTTGGTGACCGTGGCTTGCTTAGGAAACAGTGTTCTAATTCTTCTCATTGCCTTTACCAAGAAGCTACACAACACTACCAATTTCCTCATCGGGAACCTGGCAGCAGCAGACCTGGTCATGTGTATTTTTTGTGTGCCGTTGACAGCCTCCTATGCTTTTGAAGTCCGGGGATGGCTGTTTGGAGAATTCATGTGCCACTTTGTCACTTTAATGCAAGCTGCAACTGTTTTTGTTGCGGTGCTATCAATGACTGCCATTGCAGTAGACCGATATGTGGTAGTTGTCTATCCTATCCGAAGGAGAATAGGCTGTAAATCATGTATATACATTGTGGCAGTTATCTGGATGGTCTCCATTGGAGTCTCTTTACCAACATCCATGCACACTCATTACCTGGATCTCAAGAACGTTGGCTATAACATGATAATTTGTGAGGAGTTCTGGAAACACCAAGAAAAACAAAGACTTCTCTATTCATGTAGTATGCTACTTTTGTCTTACATGCTCCCTCTTTCTGCCGTTGCGGTTTCATACTGCGCCATTGCCTACCACCTTAGGAAGAGGAATGTTCCAGGGGCAGCAACCCACAATCAAGATAAGTGGTCTAAAAAGAGACAAAAAACTTTCCGTATGCTCATTATTTCAGTTATGGCTTTTGCCATATGTTGGCTGCCTCTTCAGGTAGTCAACCTCATCCGGGATATCGATGAAGAGTTTACTATTTTGGATAAGAATTATATTAATGTAATTCAGGTTACCTGTCATCTTATTGCAATGAGCTCTGCATGCTACAACCCTTTCATTTATGCATCTTTGCATGACAAATTTCGCTTTCACCTTAGAAATTACTTCTACCACCATAAAAAGAGAGCCCGCACAATATCAAGTAAGAACTCAAGATTAAATACTTGTACTACACTGGCTGATGTCCCCATGGTCCTGTCCGAGAAGATGACACTTCAGGGGAGATTCTCTTTCAACTAG